One genomic region from Macellibacteroides fermentans encodes:
- a CDS encoding SusC/RagA family TonB-linked outer membrane protein → MLNFIKQIGLILLFALLSSSGSIYAANEAENGNAGIPQQNQRVRGKIQDAMGPIAGASVAIKGTTIGTISDIDGNFSLEISNGQTIQISFIGYTTQEIRYTGQSSINVTLVEDTKVIEEVVVTALGIKREKKALGYATQELKGDALIEARENNLANALSGKVSGLQVVRSSNGPGGSSKIVLRGNSSLTGSNQPLIVIDGVPMDNFTGGVADVWGNEGPDMGNGLGDINPEDIESMNVLKGASAAALYGSRAGNGVILITTKSGKKQTGLGITVNAGVSTESIFLKPELQNNFGQGSTNIYDVKSRASWGPLADGSQTVERWDGQSAPLKTFDNIGNYFNTGTSFNEGISFQQSFEGTSVFASINRSDDKSIVPGAELDKTSLNLRGTTEFGSKKQWKLDGKVNYINNNAKNRPIQGINQSNAFSTIYLLPRSLDITLLERSVNEDGKMIWWDTEQTPQENPYWVSKYRTNQDTRNRLLGSMSLSYQITDWWGLELRGGTDYYTTTTTGKLYAGGNVRPKGYYSEASETFFENNYSFLSTFKKDNLIDKFGGFITVGGNLMTQNRKKMSINTGDLLIPNLFSINNSVDKMSVSVDASEVRRKMNSLYGSLQMNWDGWLFMDVTGRNDWSSTMSKENRSYFYPSVSLSAVISDMIDKNGGSMPEWLTFTKVRASYAEVGNDLDPYQLYTVYTMGKDPNGNPTAAPGSTLYDPTVRSELIKSWEAGVDLKFFNNRLGIDAAWYKSNATRQLFNLPMDPFSGYSDRKINAGNIQNSGVELMLYGGILQNPKGLNWDITVNASLNRNKIIDLYEGVNEYGLRTFDDVKIVARTGSYYGDIYGKKFQRVETGEHAGKVIVDAQGLPLLTSDQYELGNQQPDFLLGITNSFSYKNISLSFLIDARIGGEIFSATTANLYRMGNAAGTVANGKRDEFVVPNTVIANSDGSYTANNKSTTQQLYWERVAGSGNVGLGEAFTYDATNIRLRNITIGYDFDKKLLSKTALQRLRLSLTANNVWMIKYHLEGIDPESVTATNTNATGFEYGAAPTSRTFTFNVTVGF, encoded by the coding sequence ATGTTAAATTTCATTAAACAAATCGGTTTGATTTTGCTTTTTGCCCTGCTAAGCTCCTCGGGCTCAATATATGCGGCAAATGAAGCTGAAAATGGAAATGCTGGAATTCCACAACAAAATCAAAGAGTAAGGGGAAAAATCCAGGATGCAATGGGGCCAATCGCAGGAGCCTCTGTAGCAATTAAAGGTACAACCATAGGGACCATCAGTGATATAGATGGAAATTTCTCCCTGGAAATCAGCAACGGACAAACTATTCAGATTTCCTTTATCGGTTATACAACGCAAGAAATACGTTATACCGGACAATCTTCTATCAACGTTACGTTGGTTGAAGACACCAAAGTAATTGAAGAAGTTGTTGTAACCGCTTTAGGTATTAAACGTGAAAAGAAAGCACTGGGATATGCAACTCAGGAGCTTAAAGGAGATGCACTGATTGAAGCCAGAGAAAATAACCTGGCCAACGCGTTGTCCGGTAAAGTTTCCGGACTACAGGTAGTACGCTCCAGCAACGGTCCTGGCGGATCATCTAAAATTGTACTTCGCGGTAACAGCTCACTTACGGGTTCCAATCAACCGCTTATCGTTATCGACGGGGTGCCGATGGATAACTTTACCGGTGGTGTAGCCGACGTATGGGGTAATGAAGGTCCGGATATGGGTAACGGTCTTGGGGATATAAATCCGGAGGACATCGAATCCATGAACGTACTGAAAGGTGCTTCGGCAGCTGCATTGTACGGATCTCGCGCTGGTAACGGTGTAATCTTGATTACCACCAAGTCCGGAAAGAAACAGACAGGATTGGGAATTACGGTAAATGCGGGAGTATCAACCGAGAGTATTTTCCTGAAACCGGAACTACAGAATAACTTCGGACAAGGTTCGACCAACATTTACGATGTTAAATCAAGAGCAAGCTGGGGTCCGTTGGCAGACGGCTCACAAACGGTGGAAAGATGGGACGGACAATCGGCTCCTTTAAAGACATTCGATAATATCGGCAATTACTTCAATACCGGGACTTCCTTTAATGAAGGGATCTCTTTTCAACAAAGTTTTGAAGGTACTTCAGTCTTCGCATCTATAAACAGATCGGACGACAAAAGTATCGTTCCGGGTGCCGAACTTGATAAGACCTCTTTAAATTTGAGAGGAACGACCGAATTCGGTTCAAAGAAGCAATGGAAGCTGGACGGTAAAGTAAACTACATCAATAACAATGCTAAAAACCGCCCGATACAGGGTATAAACCAATCCAACGCATTTAGTACGATTTACCTGTTGCCAAGATCGTTGGATATTACATTGCTGGAAAGATCAGTCAACGAAGATGGTAAAATGATCTGGTGGGATACCGAGCAGACTCCACAGGAAAACCCCTATTGGGTTTCTAAATACAGGACCAACCAGGACACACGTAATCGCTTACTGGGAAGCATGTCTCTTTCGTATCAGATAACCGACTGGTGGGGACTTGAACTGAGGGGTGGTACCGACTATTACACCACTACCACAACAGGTAAACTGTATGCCGGAGGTAATGTAAGGCCTAAAGGATATTATTCCGAAGCATCCGAAACATTCTTCGAAAACAACTACAGTTTTCTTTCTACCTTTAAAAAGGATAATCTGATCGACAAATTTGGAGGTTTTATTACCGTTGGAGGTAACCTGATGACACAAAACAGGAAAAAGATGTCGATCAACACAGGCGACTTGTTGATACCTAACCTCTTCTCAATTAACAATAGCGTAGATAAGATGAGTGTATCTGTCGATGCATCGGAAGTACGCCGGAAAATGAACTCTCTTTACGGTTCATTGCAAATGAACTGGGATGGTTGGTTGTTTATGGACGTAACCGGACGTAACGACTGGTCGTCTACCATGAGCAAAGAGAATCGTTCTTACTTCTATCCATCCGTTAGCTTATCGGCCGTAATTTCAGATATGATCGACAAAAACGGAGGAAGCATGCCTGAATGGCTGACCTTCACCAAAGTAAGAGCCTCCTATGCAGAAGTTGGTAACGACTTGGATCCATATCAATTATACACAGTATATACCATGGGGAAAGATCCGAATGGTAACCCAACCGCAGCACCAGGTAGTACATTGTACGATCCAACCGTACGAAGCGAGTTAATCAAATCTTGGGAAGCTGGTGTCGACCTTAAATTCTTCAACAACCGACTGGGTATCGATGCTGCATGGTATAAATCCAATGCGACCAGACAATTATTTAATCTTCCGATGGACCCGTTCTCCGGATATTCAGACCGCAAGATCAATGCGGGTAACATCCAGAACTCGGGTGTGGAATTAATGCTTTACGGTGGTATTCTGCAGAACCCTAAGGGCCTCAACTGGGATATAACGGTAAATGCCTCCTTAAACCGGAATAAAATTATCGATCTGTACGAAGGTGTAAACGAATATGGATTACGCACCTTCGATGATGTTAAAATTGTTGCCCGCACAGGCAGTTATTACGGTGACATTTACGGAAAGAAGTTCCAACGTGTTGAAACTGGCGAACATGCAGGTAAAGTAATTGTAGATGCACAAGGTTTACCATTGCTTACATCCGATCAGTACGAGCTGGGAAATCAGCAACCCGACTTCTTATTAGGTATCACCAACAGCTTCAGCTATAAGAATATATCGCTAAGCTTCCTGATTGATGCAAGAATTGGGGGAGAAATCTTCTCTGCTACTACGGCTAACCTGTACCGAATGGGTAATGCAGCCGGAACGGTGGCAAATGGGAAACGGGATGAATTTGTTGTTCCTAACACGGTTATTGCCAACTCAGATGGAAGTTACACAGCTAATAACAAATCAACTACGCAACAATTATATTGGGAGCGTGTAGCCGGTAGCGGCAACGTGGGACTTGGCGAAGCGTTTACATACGATGCAACCAATATCCGTCTGCGTAACATCACCATTGGCTATGATTTCGACAAGAAACTACTTTCCAAAACAGCCCTGCAAAGGTTACGTTTGTCGCTCACTGCAAACAACGTATGGATGATCAAGTATCACCTTGAAGGAATAGATCCGGAATCGGTTACTGCCACCAACACCAATGCTACAGGCTTTGAATACGGAGCAGCACCTACTTCTCGCACATTTACTTTTAATGTTACAGTTGGTTTCTAA
- a CDS encoding ketopantoate reductase family protein translates to MHKIRIAFSGIGGVGGYYGGKLARYYHNSDVADIFFIARNEHLDAIRQNGLKVEEPTENFTAFPTLATDQPLHIGVVDYLFLCTKSYDLEANIQQLKPLIGEQTVIIPLLNGANISEQIQRILPSNEVWQGCVYIVSRRSEPGKICKYSENDQFYFGSLSGNKEKQVRLLSLLTAAGINAFNPENITDRIWKKFFRISTAATLTSYYNLPIGKVLDLHTDDLLALADEFIAVATAMGISFPPNSRDEIIEGQRKMPYNSTTSMHSDFLKGAQTELESITGYIVQCAKDLNIEVPCYLRMYNELKTNYTNIYNNPNN, encoded by the coding sequence ATGCATAAAATACGTATTGCCTTTTCAGGAATTGGAGGAGTTGGAGGATATTACGGCGGAAAACTTGCCCGTTACTACCATAATTCGGATGTTGCCGACATCTTTTTTATTGCCCGTAACGAACATTTGGATGCCATCCGGCAAAACGGCCTTAAGGTTGAAGAGCCTACTGAAAACTTTACGGCATTTCCAACACTTGCTACCGACCAGCCATTACATATCGGGGTGGTAGATTATCTTTTTCTTTGCACTAAAAGCTACGATCTGGAGGCTAACATACAACAATTAAAACCTCTTATCGGGGAACAGACGGTGATTATCCCATTGCTTAATGGAGCTAATATATCAGAACAAATACAACGCATCCTGCCATCAAACGAAGTATGGCAGGGATGCGTGTATATCGTTTCCCGCAGATCGGAACCCGGAAAGATCTGTAAGTATTCTGAAAACGATCAATTCTATTTCGGGAGCTTGTCCGGAAATAAAGAAAAACAAGTCCGGTTATTATCTCTTCTGACTGCTGCAGGGATCAATGCGTTTAATCCGGAGAATATCACCGATCGGATCTGGAAAAAATTCTTTCGCATCTCTACCGCTGCAACCCTCACTTCGTACTACAATCTTCCGATCGGCAAGGTTCTCGACCTTCACACGGACGATCTGTTGGCTTTAGCCGACGAATTTATTGCAGTAGCTACTGCCATGGGTATCTCTTTCCCTCCAAACAGCCGGGATGAAATAATTGAAGGACAACGAAAAATGCCTTACAATTCTACTACGTCCATGCATTCCGACTTTCTTAAAGGTGCTCAAACCGAATTAGAGTCTATTACCGGCTATATTGTGCAATGTGCGAAAGATCTTAACATAGAGGTGCCCTGTTATCTCAGAATGTATAACGAACTCAAAACAAATTATACAAATATTTACAATAACCCCAACAATTAA
- a CDS encoding arylsulfatase — MKTLLLTGLVAGTAFSPQLTTASNKKTDKNKRPNVVFIIADDLGYGDLSCYGQEKFKTPNIDKLAQEGLRFTQCYSGTTVSAPSRSSLITGLHTGHTPIRGNKEVQPEGQFALPAGTQTLFSIFKQAGYTTGAFGKWGLGSPGSEGDPNKQGVDNFYGFNCQLLAHNYYADHLWENDKRIELPGNYNGGYGSYTQDLIQDKALEFIEKNKDENFFLFLPYVLPHAELIVPEDSIIQKFRGMYPETPYKGIDSGAAFRKGGYCSQVYPRATFAAMVYRLDVYVGQVVSKLKELGLYENTMIVFTSDNGPHKEGGADPDFFNGNGIYRGHKRDLYEGGIRVPFIAVWPGSIAQGKETPFMCSFWDMMPTFAQITGQKTKEGDGLSILPTLTGKGKQEEHQSLYFEFQEEGGKQAIRKGDWKLIRFKANNEAASYYELYNIAADPQEIHNVATNHPEMVSALKQLMLASHVDDPNWPLYQKR, encoded by the coding sequence ATGAAAACACTTTTACTTACTGGCTTGGTAGCAGGAACAGCTTTTTCGCCTCAGCTTACAACTGCCAGCAACAAAAAAACGGATAAAAATAAACGCCCCAACGTTGTATTCATTATTGCGGACGACCTGGGCTATGGAGACCTGAGTTGTTACGGTCAGGAAAAATTCAAAACGCCCAATATCGACAAGCTTGCTCAGGAAGGGCTACGCTTCACCCAATGTTACTCGGGAACAACCGTAAGTGCCCCCTCCCGCTCCAGTCTGATAACCGGTCTGCATACCGGTCATACCCCAATCCGGGGAAACAAGGAGGTTCAGCCCGAAGGTCAATTTGCTTTACCTGCAGGAACCCAGACACTCTTTTCCATATTTAAACAAGCAGGATATACAACAGGAGCGTTTGGAAAGTGGGGATTAGGCTCTCCCGGTTCTGAAGGAGATCCCAATAAGCAGGGGGTGGATAATTTCTATGGATTCAATTGCCAGCTGTTGGCACACAATTACTATGCCGACCATCTTTGGGAAAACGACAAGCGTATTGAGCTTCCGGGTAATTACAATGGAGGCTACGGTTCGTACACCCAAGACCTGATACAGGACAAGGCCCTCGAATTTATTGAGAAAAACAAGGATGAAAACTTCTTCCTGTTTCTTCCCTATGTACTGCCTCACGCAGAATTAATCGTACCGGAAGACAGTATCATTCAAAAATTCAGAGGGATGTATCCCGAAACACCCTATAAAGGCATTGATAGCGGAGCCGCTTTCCGTAAAGGCGGATACTGTTCGCAGGTATATCCAAGAGCAACCTTCGCTGCCATGGTCTACCGTTTGGATGTATACGTTGGTCAGGTTGTCTCCAAATTAAAAGAACTTGGCTTGTACGAAAATACGATGATTGTATTCACCAGTGATAACGGCCCGCACAAAGAAGGAGGGGCCGATCCTGATTTTTTCAACGGGAACGGAATCTATCGGGGACACAAACGAGACTTGTATGAAGGAGGTATCCGGGTACCCTTTATCGCAGTTTGGCCCGGATCAATTGCTCAGGGTAAAGAAACACCGTTTATGTGTTCGTTTTGGGATATGATGCCCACTTTTGCCCAGATAACCGGACAAAAAACAAAAGAAGGTGATGGCCTAAGTATTCTGCCTACACTTACAGGGAAGGGAAAACAAGAGGAGCATCAATCTCTTTATTTTGAGTTTCAGGAAGAGGGAGGCAAACAGGCCATTCGCAAAGGAGACTGGAAACTGATCCGTTTTAAAGCGAACAACGAAGCTGCCAGTTACTATGAATTATATAACATTGCTGCCGATCCGCAAGAAATACATAACGTGGCTACCAACCATCCGGAAATGGTTTCCGCACTAAAGCAGCTAATGCTTGCATCGCATGTGGACGATCCCAACTGGCCATTGTATCAAAAAAGATAA
- a CDS encoding MBL fold metallo-hydrolase, producing MKLSFFSLASGSSGNCYYLGTPDFGILIDAGISFRTIKKVLKDNNIDISKIAAVLVTHDHADHIKTVGYLGEKMYLPIYSTADVHRGIDNSRYVEETLNGSRRIIQKEVPFMIRDFSIVAFEVPHDSTDNVGYHICYKDHKFTFATDVGHITDTVKKYMSMANHLIIEANYDEEMLKFGTYPAFLKERVSSPTGHLSNREAAEFLATNYTPDLKDIWLCHLSRDNNHPELACKTINIRLFQEGIRVGKDVTLTALKRTTPSEIFEFD from the coding sequence ATGAAATTATCCTTTTTTAGTTTGGCAAGTGGAAGCAGCGGCAACTGCTATTACCTTGGGACACCTGATTTCGGGATTCTTATTGATGCCGGAATCAGCTTCAGGACAATCAAGAAAGTACTCAAAGACAACAATATAGATATATCAAAGATAGCCGCAGTACTTGTAACGCACGATCACGCTGATCATATCAAAACAGTTGGATACCTGGGTGAGAAAATGTATCTCCCCATATACTCTACTGCTGATGTGCACCGCGGAATAGACAATAGCCGCTATGTAGAAGAAACATTAAACGGATCCAGAAGAATCATCCAGAAAGAGGTACCCTTCATGATACGGGATTTCTCTATTGTAGCTTTTGAAGTTCCGCATGACAGTACAGATAATGTTGGTTATCATATCTGTTATAAGGATCATAAGTTTACTTTCGCCACCGATGTCGGCCATATAACAGATACTGTAAAAAAATACATGTCGATGGCCAACCACCTTATAATTGAGGCAAATTACGACGAGGAGATGTTGAAATTCGGCACCTACCCTGCCTTTTTAAAAGAAAGGGTTTCCAGTCCGACCGGGCATCTGAGCAACCGCGAGGCAGCAGAGTTTCTTGCAACCAATTACACGCCCGATTTAAAAGATATCTGGCTATGTCATTTAAGCAGAGACAACAACCATCCGGAATTGGCATGTAAAACCATCAATATCAGGCTTTTTCAGGAAGGGATACGAGTAGGAAAAGATGTAACACTCACGGCTCTTAAACGAACCACCCCTTCAGAAATATTCGAATTTGATTGA
- a CDS encoding asparaginase, whose protein sequence is MNTQQENASILLIYTGGTIGMIENSETGVLESFNFQHLKEHMPELKKLGYGVSTIQFDPPMDSSEMGPESWTKIVKIIADNYNTYDGFVVLHGTDTMSFTASALSFMLENLSKPVILTGSQLPIGMLRTDGKENLITAIEIAAAKENGQPIVPEVCIFFENDLMRGNRTSKINADHFNAFRSYNYPVLAHAGIYIKYDDRQIYHSVSRKPLKPHYLLDRNVAILKLFPGISPLVIESILNIPGIKGIVMETFGSGNAPSQEWFLNMLKDAVDRGIVIVNITQCSAGSVEMHRYETGHKLLEAGVISGFDSTTESAVAKLMFLFGHGLSPEEVKEHMNCSLIGEISIPETLR, encoded by the coding sequence ATGAATACGCAGCAAGAAAACGCATCCATCCTGCTTATATATACGGGAGGAACCATCGGGATGATTGAAAACTCTGAAACAGGAGTTCTTGAATCCTTTAATTTTCAGCACCTCAAAGAGCATATGCCCGAACTTAAAAAGCTTGGCTATGGCGTTTCCACCATCCAATTCGACCCACCTATGGACTCGTCAGAGATGGGACCTGAATCATGGACCAAGATTGTGAAGATTATTGCGGATAATTACAATACCTACGATGGATTTGTTGTCCTTCACGGAACAGACACCATGTCGTTTACAGCTTCAGCACTCAGCTTTATGCTCGAAAATCTGAGCAAACCGGTAATACTGACCGGCTCTCAGCTTCCGATCGGCATGTTGCGTACGGATGGAAAAGAAAATCTGATAACAGCTATTGAAATAGCTGCCGCTAAAGAAAACGGCCAGCCTATCGTTCCCGAAGTATGCATCTTCTTTGAAAACGACTTGATGAGAGGCAACCGTACCAGCAAAATAAATGCGGATCATTTCAATGCCTTCCGGTCTTATAATTATCCGGTTTTAGCCCATGCAGGTATTTATATAAAATACGACGACCGACAGATATACCATTCGGTATCCAGAAAGCCCTTGAAGCCACATTATCTGTTGGACAGAAATGTAGCCATTTTAAAACTCTTCCCCGGCATATCACCTCTGGTGATTGAAAGTATCCTGAATATTCCGGGTATTAAAGGAATTGTTATGGAAACTTTCGGCAGCGGAAATGCACCTAGTCAGGAGTGGTTTCTTAACATGCTGAAAGATGCGGTAGACAGAGGAATTGTAATTGTAAATATAACTCAATGCAGTGCAGGTAGTGTAGAGATGCACCGCTACGAAACCGGACATAAACTTCTGGAAGCGGGAGTGATAAGCGGATTCGACAGTACTACAGAAAGTGCCGTAGCCAAACTGATGTTTTTATTTGGACACGGTCTTTCGCCCGAAGAGGTGAAAGAACACATGAATTGTTCACTTATAGGCGAAATCAGCATCCCGGAAACGTTACGCTGA
- a CDS encoding trimeric intracellular cation channel family protein has product MIDFITLCDYSGTFAFAISGIRLASAKQFDWFGAYVIGLVTAVGGGTLRDLLLNATPFWMEQASYLTVSGLALLFVIIFKKFVIRLNNTFFIFDAIGLGLFAVVGIVKTLEFGFPMWVAIVMGTITGSFGGMLRDTLINEVPLIFRKDIYALACVFGGFIYYLCTFTGMSSSIIQFITAVSVFLIRVIAVKYHVSVPVLKGEES; this is encoded by the coding sequence ATGATAGATTTTATTACACTTTGCGATTATTCCGGCACATTTGCCTTCGCTATAAGCGGAATAAGGCTGGCTTCTGCCAAACAATTTGACTGGTTCGGCGCCTATGTAATCGGACTGGTTACGGCTGTTGGCGGTGGTACTCTCCGCGATTTACTCCTTAACGCTACTCCATTTTGGATGGAGCAGGCCTCCTATTTAACTGTTTCCGGACTGGCCTTATTGTTTGTTATCATATTTAAGAAGTTCGTAATCAGGCTCAATAACACGTTCTTTATTTTCGATGCCATCGGATTGGGCCTTTTTGCCGTGGTTGGTATTGTTAAAACCCTTGAGTTCGGATTTCCGATGTGGGTAGCCATTGTGATGGGAACCATAACCGGATCCTTTGGAGGAATGTTGCGGGATACATTAATAAATGAGGTCCCACTGATCTTTAGAAAAGATATCTATGCTTTAGCATGCGTATTTGGTGGATTCATCTACTATTTGTGTACATTTACCGGTATGTCTTCATCCATTATACAGTTTATTACGGCTGTAAGTGTATTTTTAATTCGTGTAATTGCCGTAAAATATCATGTAAGTGTACCAGTATTAAAAGGGGAAGAAAGTTAA
- a CDS encoding DUF3943 domain-containing protein — protein sequence MNKYLILFLLLIGVEQGIHSQNFPQIDARKYESDSIRILPKRPWLAASEAFGVNMLIWGIDRYVAKVDFAYINFNTIKDNFRKGPVWDTDMFSTNLVAHPYHGSLYFNAARSNGLNFWQSVPYNAAGSFMWEFFMENEYPSINDLMSTTFGGAVLGEITFRLSDLFIDDRTTGAERVGREILTGIISPIRGINRLITGDSWRYRASKGRSFRSVPVTFELNMGPRFLAEQEASSKGTIGMHLGMRLDYGDPFNDDFYSPYEWFQLRAGLDFISDQPMINQVNAIGALWGKTIWTKGNRGLTTGIFQHFDYYDSQLPDGSSREVVPYRISEAVAFGGGLLFKQSADENDKVDSYAELYLNGIALGASVSDYLKVDDRDYNMGSGYSFKFSAGVTYQKQWSFLLNLENYHIYTWKGYDTDVDWSTVDPETLNVQGDKSDARLTVFSSKLIYYSKKKWNLSITNRYFSRKTDYRYHQDVTYSTYDVMLSLGMRI from the coding sequence ATGAATAAATACCTGATTTTGTTTTTATTGTTAATAGGTGTGGAGCAAGGCATCCATTCTCAAAACTTTCCGCAAATAGATGCAAGAAAATATGAAAGCGATTCCATACGGATTTTGCCTAAAAGGCCCTGGCTTGCAGCATCTGAGGCCTTTGGCGTTAATATGTTGATATGGGGGATTGACCGTTATGTGGCAAAAGTCGATTTTGCATATATCAATTTCAATACTATAAAAGATAACTTCAGGAAGGGGCCTGTGTGGGATACGGATATGTTTTCAACCAATCTGGTTGCACATCCTTATCACGGATCTCTTTACTTTAATGCTGCCCGAAGCAACGGATTAAATTTCTGGCAGTCGGTACCCTATAATGCAGCCGGAAGTTTTATGTGGGAGTTCTTTATGGAGAACGAATATCCGTCTATAAATGACTTGATGTCCACCACCTTCGGAGGTGCGGTTTTGGGAGAAATCACCTTTCGGCTTTCTGATTTATTTATAGATGACCGTACCACTGGCGCTGAACGTGTAGGACGCGAGATTCTAACAGGGATTATTTCACCCATTAGGGGAATTAACCGTCTTATTACAGGTGATTCATGGAGATACAGGGCATCCAAAGGACGGTCGTTCCGATCGGTTCCGGTTACATTCGAGCTAAATATGGGACCTCGTTTCCTTGCAGAGCAGGAAGCATCCAGTAAAGGAACTATCGGGATGCATTTAGGTATGCGTTTGGATTACGGCGATCCCTTTAATGACGATTTCTATTCTCCTTATGAATGGTTTCAATTAAGAGCCGGATTAGATTTCATATCAGACCAACCCATGATTAATCAGGTGAATGCCATAGGTGCCTTATGGGGAAAAACAATCTGGACCAAGGGTAACAGAGGACTTACCACCGGGATATTTCAACATTTCGACTATTACGATTCTCAGTTGCCGGATGGAAGTTCGAGGGAGGTAGTTCCTTATCGTATTTCGGAGGCAGTTGCTTTCGGAGGGGGACTTCTATTTAAGCAATCGGCCGACGAAAATGATAAAGTTGACTCCTATGCAGAGCTTTATCTCAATGGTATTGCTTTAGGAGCCAGTGTTTCCGATTATTTGAAGGTTGATGACCGAGATTATAATATGGGAAGCGGTTACAGCTTTAAGTTCTCGGCAGGGGTTACTTATCAGAAGCAATGGTCTTTTTTGCTAAACCTGGAAAATTATCATATTTATACATGGAAAGGATATGATACGGATGTAGACTGGTCGACTGTGGATCCGGAAACATTAAACGTGCAAGGCGATAAAAGCGATGCACGTTTAACGGTATTTAGTTCTAAACTTATTTACTACTCAAAGAAAAAATGGAACCTGAGTATCACCAATCGTTACTTTTCACGAAAAACGGATTACAGATATCATCAGGATGTTACTTATTCTACATACGATGTAATGTTGAGTCTGGGTATGCGAATTTAG